A single region of the Malaclemys terrapin pileata isolate rMalTer1 chromosome 2, rMalTer1.hap1, whole genome shotgun sequence genome encodes:
- the PKIA gene encoding cAMP-dependent protein kinase inhibitor alpha, whose amino-acid sequence MTDVESTYADFIASGRTGRRNAIHDILVSSTSGNSSELSLKLSELDINKREGEGDAQRNPTEQAGETQGEAAKQES is encoded by the exons ATGACTGATGTGGAATCTACATATGCAGATTTTATTGCTTCAGGAAGAACAGGTAGAAGAAATGCAATACATGATATCCTGGTGTCCTCTACAAGTGGGAACTCTAGTGAACTATCCCTAAAGTTATCAGAACTTGATATAAATAAAAGAG AAGGTGAAGGAGATGCACAAAGAAACCCAACTGAACAAGCTGGGGAGACCCAGGGGGAAGCAGCGAAACAAGAAAGCTGA